A stretch of Megalobrama amblycephala isolate DHTTF-2021 linkage group LG14, ASM1881202v1, whole genome shotgun sequence DNA encodes these proteins:
- the LOC125246110 gene encoding uncharacterized protein LOC125246110 — MNLMTVILSGGTPSRKQQRAEDEARILVQTILQAKPGRDAIIREYQKTRSLTDSTRRKMIKILTADKTENHSTSPPKHIREMYAQGIVSVFPNLRDEHYYDPQSGQGYFTWKIKNIQRNSAPSDNRRYSPQSFSGGPTAEREASSSTEVILTEEQCREAVSLMKHTSEVETVKVKMRETFQYRRKMIQDPRRSNDVLTEFPRFLDIKGLV, encoded by the exons ATGAATCTGATGACAGTTATTCTGAGTGGCGGAACCCCTTCAAGAAAGCAGCAGAGAGCCGAAGATGAAGCTAGAATT CTGGTCCAAACAATTCTGCAGGCTAAACCTGGTAGGGATGCAATCATCAGAGAGTACCAAAAAACCAGAAGCTTGACTGACAGCACCAGGAGGAAGATGATCAAGATTCTTACTGCAGATAAGACTGAAAATCATAG cacatCTCCACCTAAACATATTAGAGAAATGTATGCCCAAGGAATTGTTTCCGTGTTTCCAAATCTTCGTGAT gaACATTATTATGATCCTCAAAGTGGACAAGGGTACTTCACTTGGAAAATAAAGAATATTCAGAGGAACAGTGCACCATCAGACAACCGTAGATATTCCCCCCAGTCTTTCAGTGGTGGCCCAACTGCAGAAAGAGAGGCTTCATCCAGCACTGAAGTTATCCTGACAGAAGAGCAGTGTAGAGAAGCTGTTTCTCTAATGAAACATACATCAGAGGTAGAAACCGTGAAGGTCAAAATGAGGGAGACGTTTCAGTATCGTCGCAAGATGATTCAAGACCCAAGGAGATCCAATGATGTGCTGACTGAATTTCCCCGTTTCTTGGACATTAAAGGCCTGGTATGA